One window from the genome of Phycisphaerales bacterium encodes:
- a CDS encoding RDD family protein, translated as MIVCVVVFALLAARASGIVGAGSLSEAPVNAGVPVTHGWLAIPEPEGTRSIILHLPPRGVVSERSGRVIGAPEGEARVATTLASMPAGMGAIGDQLAMVFADAGGGVTNLHGRPVLALTVVQGEPGVWRAASGPRLETLPSLRADGVLLGFTGSPQGYAALLQGLSGKGEDPKTLVLQVLTRGGWVSVPVPPEAQSLAGANFEVRDSKPVSRAAWRLFATEAGLGLMVIPPRKANEPVHGTTFLADFGGSPAGGTPSATWTQRELSVPVQDSAPTDQVEVVGSADHIVVSVVNANGRVRVFTQPVAAPVAWREVAAFAGATADCALVAMDGVGRVGVVSHTRAKTNKDAPSLRITEVSARTGSVAYDGGISLGSPISGSDYRFVGVVLAYVTGLVAVFLWRPTPKDSVHLPPGVSLAEPGRRMLASLIDLCIGVLIACRIIGIPVGEFLGSGLWNSGPAQNAMFVALGLLVVTGGVLEALLGRSLGKMVTGCAVVEMHSGTGGGKAKDGGAKTPLVWKSLLRNAVKWGLPPLALFGLLDAGGRHKGDQLAGTAVVVEDDGEDDSTPES; from the coding sequence GTGATTGTGTGTGTGGTGGTATTCGCGCTGCTTGCTGCGCGGGCATCGGGCATCGTGGGCGCGGGCTCGTTGTCGGAAGCGCCGGTGAACGCGGGCGTGCCCGTGACGCATGGGTGGCTGGCGATTCCTGAGCCCGAGGGCACGCGGAGCATCATCCTGCACCTGCCGCCGCGGGGTGTGGTGTCGGAGCGGTCGGGGCGGGTGATCGGGGCGCCCGAAGGCGAGGCACGGGTGGCGACCACGCTGGCGTCGATGCCGGCGGGGATGGGGGCGATCGGCGATCAGCTCGCGATGGTGTTTGCGGATGCGGGCGGGGGCGTGACCAACCTGCACGGGCGCCCGGTGCTGGCGCTCACGGTGGTGCAGGGAGAGCCAGGCGTGTGGCGGGCGGCCTCGGGCCCGCGGCTGGAGACGCTGCCCTCGCTGAGGGCTGACGGGGTGCTGCTGGGGTTCACGGGTTCTCCGCAGGGCTACGCGGCCCTGCTGCAGGGACTCTCGGGAAAGGGTGAGGACCCAAAGACGCTCGTGCTGCAGGTGCTGACGCGCGGGGGGTGGGTAAGCGTGCCGGTGCCGCCGGAGGCGCAATCGCTCGCGGGGGCGAACTTCGAGGTGCGGGACAGCAAGCCGGTGTCACGGGCGGCGTGGCGGCTGTTCGCGACGGAGGCGGGGCTTGGGCTGATGGTGATCCCGCCGCGGAAGGCGAATGAGCCCGTGCACGGGACGACGTTCCTCGCAGACTTCGGCGGATCGCCGGCGGGGGGCACGCCCTCGGCTACGTGGACGCAGAGAGAACTGTCGGTTCCGGTGCAGGATTCGGCGCCGACGGACCAGGTGGAGGTGGTGGGGAGCGCGGACCACATCGTGGTGAGCGTGGTGAACGCGAACGGGCGGGTGCGGGTGTTCACGCAGCCGGTGGCGGCGCCGGTCGCGTGGCGCGAGGTCGCGGCCTTCGCGGGCGCGACGGCGGACTGCGCGCTGGTGGCGATGGACGGCGTCGGGCGCGTCGGCGTGGTCAGCCACACACGGGCGAAGACGAACAAGGACGCACCGAGCCTGCGGATCACGGAGGTTTCGGCGCGCACCGGAAGCGTGGCCTACGACGGCGGCATCAGCCTGGGCAGTCCGATCAGCGGCTCGGACTACCGGTTCGTTGGCGTGGTGCTGGCGTACGTGACGGGGCTGGTGGCGGTGTTCCTGTGGCGGCCGACGCCCAAGGACTCGGTGCACCTGCCGCCGGGGGTGTCGCTGGCGGAGCCCGGGCGGCGGATGCTGGCGTCGCTGATTGACCTGTGCATCGGCGTGCTGATCGCGTGCCGGATCATCGGCATTCCCGTGGGCGAGTTTCTCGGCTCGGGCCTGTGGAACAGCGGCCCGGCGCAGAACGCGATGTTCGTTGCCCTGGGGCTGCTGGTGGTCACCGGCGGCGTGCTGGAGGCACTGCTGGGGCGCTCACTGGGCAAGATGGTGACCGGTTGCGCGGTGGTGGAGATGCACTCTGGCACCGGTGGGGGTAAGGCGAAGGACGGGGGGGCCAAAACGCCGCTCGTGTGGAAGTCGCTGCTGCGGAATGCGGTGAAGTGGGGGCTGCCGCCGCTGGCGCTGTTCGGGCTGCTGGACGCGGGTGGGCGGCACAAGGGCGATCAGCTGGCCGGCACGGCCGTGGTGGTCGAGGATGACGGCGAGGACGACAGCACGCCGGAGTCGTGA
- the lpxI gene encoding UDP-2,3-diacylglucosamine diphosphatase LpxI (LpxI, functionally equivalent to LpxH, replaces it in LPS biosynthesis in a minority of bacteria.): MSALRTLAPLTILADPPAPPTAIGLIAGGGGLPILIARSLRAAGHPVHGLGLANQFDPTLPQLCSSFREVGLLRVGSWGRILSRLGVHHAIMVGKVDKAKLMHDPWRIFRNIPDLATMGVWYRRLRKDRRSHAVLTAVADELDRCGVTLLDSTAPIPAEMAHAGVMTRRQPTPEQRADIEFVWPLLAQTLRLDIGQAIAVRERDVIAVEAVEGTDRMIERVGKLCRARGWTLVKGARAGHDRRADVPTVGINTIRNLHANGGGCLALAATDVIMLDKDEMIDLADKLGVAIVGVPAAQGIGITRPVDEDIAAYIGA; encoded by the coding sequence ATGTCTGCCCTCAGGACCCTTGCCCCGCTCACGATCCTCGCCGATCCACCGGCGCCGCCCACGGCCATCGGTCTCATCGCCGGCGGTGGCGGCCTGCCGATCCTGATCGCCCGCAGCCTGCGGGCCGCGGGGCACCCGGTTCACGGACTTGGCCTCGCCAACCAGTTCGACCCGACGCTCCCGCAGCTGTGCTCCTCCTTCCGCGAAGTCGGTCTGCTCCGGGTCGGCTCCTGGGGCCGAATCCTGTCCCGCCTGGGCGTGCACCACGCCATCATGGTCGGCAAGGTCGACAAGGCCAAGCTGATGCACGACCCGTGGCGCATTTTCCGGAACATTCCGGACCTTGCCACCATGGGCGTGTGGTACCGCCGGCTGCGGAAGGACCGCCGATCCCACGCCGTGCTCACCGCCGTTGCGGATGAGCTCGACCGCTGCGGCGTCACGCTGCTGGACTCCACCGCGCCCATCCCCGCCGAGATGGCCCACGCGGGCGTGATGACCCGCCGTCAGCCCACACCCGAGCAGCGGGCCGACATCGAGTTCGTGTGGCCGCTGCTGGCCCAGACGCTGCGGCTGGACATCGGCCAGGCGATCGCGGTGCGCGAGCGCGATGTGATCGCCGTGGAAGCCGTGGAAGGCACCGACCGCATGATCGAGCGCGTGGGCAAGCTCTGCCGCGCCAGGGGCTGGACGCTGGTGAAGGGCGCCCGCGCCGGGCACGACCGGCGCGCCGACGTGCCCACAGTCGGCATCAACACGATCCGGAACCTGCACGCCAACGGCGGCGGCTGCCTGGCTCTCGCCGCGACCGACGTCATCATGCTCGACAAGGACGAGATGATCGATCTCGCCGACAAGCTCGGTGTCGCGATCGTCGGTGTCCCGGCCGCGCAGGGCATCGGCATCACCCGCCCCGTGGACGAAGACATCGCGGCGTACATCGGCGCGTGA
- a CDS encoding SAM-dependent methyltransferase — protein MSKDPTNPYVSRGGLKLRHALDEFKIDVTGLTCADLGASTGGFTDCLLQAGAAKVYSVDTAYGEFAWKLRNDPRVVLMERTNALHAGPPAGGVDLVVVDLGWTPQRLLVPAALKWLRTFPSAMATSSSLWRDTGAPPPSHSHEDVAMARKGRIISLIKPHYEAPDLTKGAPKGILTDEQCESITQRVVAELPSMGVRVAGLTRSPVLGGSKGKGNAEWLVVLEPS, from the coding sequence ATGTCCAAGGACCCCACCAACCCCTACGTCAGCCGCGGCGGCCTCAAACTCCGCCACGCCCTCGACGAGTTCAAAATCGACGTCACTGGCCTCACCTGCGCCGACCTGGGCGCCAGCACCGGCGGCTTCACCGACTGCCTCCTGCAAGCCGGTGCCGCCAAGGTCTACTCCGTCGATACCGCCTACGGCGAGTTCGCCTGGAAGCTCCGCAACGACCCGCGCGTCGTGCTGATGGAGCGCACCAACGCCCTGCACGCCGGGCCGCCGGCCGGTGGCGTCGACCTCGTCGTCGTGGACCTCGGCTGGACCCCCCAGCGGCTCCTCGTGCCCGCGGCATTGAAGTGGCTGCGCACCTTCCCGAGTGCCATGGCGACGTCTTCGTCGCTATGGAGAGACACTGGCGCTCCACCGCCCTCGCATAGCCACGAAGACGTGGCCATGGCACGAAAAGGCCGGATCATCTCCCTCATCAAACCCCACTACGAGGCCCCCGACCTCACCAAGGGCGCGCCCAAGGGCATCCTCACCGACGAGCAGTGTGAGTCGATCACGCAGCGCGTGGTCGCGGAACTGCCGTCGATGGGCGTGCGTGTTGCGGGCCTGACCCGGTCACCCGTCCTCGGCGGCAGCAAGGGCAAGGGCAACGCCGAGTGGCTGGTGGTGCTGGAGCCATCCTAA
- the obgE gene encoding GTPase ObgE, producing the protein MFVDQANIRVRAGAGGNGAVSFRREMFEAKGGPNGGNGGDGGNVVIQADSGMSTLYDFRDQKLWAAKDGEPGGRKQCTGANGADLVMRLPPGTLIFNAETGELMHDLKPGDSVVIAKGGKGGWGNEHFKTSTYQTPKHADAGEPGQEFKLRLELKLIAEVGIVGLPNAGKSTLLAAVSAATPKIANYPFTTLSPQLGVAPIDATRRIVLADIPGLIEGASQGAGLGHDFLRHIERTRVIVHLLDVAPLDGTTPVQNYKLIREELRQYSEALSEKPELVALNKADLVLPEEAEEALKEVSRELNLRPDREVMIISAASRDGLKPLLERLWAMLHPSDFKVEGWKEGEAKAT; encoded by the coding sequence GTGTTCGTCGATCAAGCCAATATCCGTGTTCGTGCTGGTGCCGGGGGCAATGGGGCGGTGTCATTCCGCCGCGAGATGTTCGAGGCCAAGGGTGGGCCCAACGGCGGGAACGGGGGTGACGGCGGCAACGTCGTCATCCAGGCCGACTCCGGCATGTCCACGCTTTACGACTTCCGCGACCAGAAGCTGTGGGCGGCCAAGGACGGCGAGCCGGGTGGGCGGAAGCAGTGCACGGGGGCGAACGGCGCGGACCTGGTCATGCGGCTCCCCCCGGGCACACTGATTTTCAACGCCGAGACTGGCGAGCTGATGCACGACCTCAAGCCGGGCGACTCGGTGGTCATCGCCAAGGGCGGCAAGGGCGGCTGGGGCAACGAGCACTTCAAGACCTCAACGTACCAGACGCCCAAGCACGCCGACGCGGGCGAGCCGGGGCAGGAGTTCAAGCTGCGGCTGGAGCTCAAGCTGATCGCCGAGGTGGGGATCGTGGGGCTGCCAAATGCCGGCAAGAGCACGCTGCTGGCGGCGGTCTCCGCGGCCACACCCAAGATCGCCAACTACCCGTTCACGACCCTCTCGCCGCAGCTGGGCGTCGCGCCCATCGACGCCACGCGACGCATCGTGCTGGCGGACATCCCCGGGCTGATCGAGGGCGCCTCGCAGGGCGCGGGGCTGGGGCACGACTTCCTGCGGCACATCGAGCGGACGCGGGTGATCGTGCACCTTCTGGACGTGGCGCCGCTGGACGGCACCACGCCGGTGCAGAACTACAAGCTGATCCGCGAGGAGCTGCGGCAGTACTCCGAGGCGCTCTCCGAGAAGCCCGAGCTGGTGGCGCTCAACAAGGCGGACCTGGTGCTGCCCGAGGAGGCCGAGGAGGCGCTCAAGGAGGTCTCGCGGGAGCTGAACCTGCGGCCCGACCGCGAGGTGATGATCATCTCCGCGGCCTCGCGCGACGGTCTCAAGCCCCTGCTGGAGCGGCTGTGGGCGATGCTCCACCCGAGCGACTTCAAGGTCGAGGGGTGGAAAGAGGGCGAGGCGAAGGCGACGTAA
- a CDS encoding tetratricopeptide repeat protein — protein MNRSVLTAILTGAALLLVGCTGGASARDADAQFQSGADRAPTPQTLYNAARLMVHQGRDEEAIWTLKRINRDYPDFSPAYCELAECHMRANRNGEAVAILNTGLKTVGDDPVLINNLGICAMMKSDYEGALKHFTKAATLAPGNVRYRANMAAALGRMGRYEESLALYQQVMPPVDANYNVGVLAESRGDKAKADSYFAEVARLEEVARHRGSQAHPAPTGTAVKSPAPSTTPATPAAAPESKPTTSKAAAPKA, from the coding sequence ATGAACCGATCCGTACTCACCGCTATCCTGACCGGGGCCGCTCTGCTGCTGGTCGGGTGTACCGGCGGGGCCTCCGCCCGCGATGCCGACGCGCAGTTCCAGAGCGGGGCGGACCGGGCCCCGACGCCGCAGACCCTGTACAACGCCGCCCGGCTCATGGTCCACCAGGGGCGTGACGAGGAGGCGATCTGGACGCTCAAGCGGATCAACCGCGACTACCCGGACTTCTCGCCGGCGTACTGCGAACTGGCCGAGTGCCATATGCGGGCCAACCGCAACGGCGAGGCGGTGGCGATCCTGAACACCGGCCTCAAGACGGTCGGCGATGACCCGGTGCTGATCAATAACCTGGGCATCTGCGCGATGATGAAGAGCGACTACGAAGGCGCGCTCAAGCACTTCACCAAGGCGGCGACGCTCGCCCCGGGCAACGTGCGGTACCGAGCGAACATGGCCGCGGCGTTGGGCCGCATGGGCAGGTACGAAGAGTCGCTGGCACTCTACCAGCAGGTGATGCCCCCGGTGGATGCCAACTACAACGTGGGAGTGTTGGCGGAGTCCCGCGGCGATAAGGCCAAGGCCGATTCGTACTTCGCCGAGGTTGCCCGTCTGGAGGAGGTCGCGCGTCACCGCGGCTCGCAGGCACACCCGGCGCCCACGGGCACGGCGGTGAAGAGCCCCGCCCCGTCTACCACACCAGCGACGCCCGCCGCGGCGCCCGAGTCCAAGCCCACGACGAGCAAAGCGGCGGCCCCGAAGGCCTGA